DNA from Leptospira mayottensis 200901116:
CCTTCCTTCAGGACTTCCGGTTGATTTTTCAGGAGTTCCGACAGGAGTTCAAGTTAAGGGAGTTCTTGGGGTGAATTGGTTGAATAGACATAAAATTCTTTTGAATATGAAACGGAGTCTTATAGGTATAGTAAAAAAAGACGGCGAGAAATGATGAGTAAGGGAAAAATCATAGTAGCGATGAGTGGAGGAGTGGATAGCGCAGTGACGGCGGGACTACTCATGGAAGAAGGCTACGAAGTTATCGGAGTTAATCTCAGAACCTGGGAATATGAGGCCCCTGCTTGTGATACCACTAAGAAATCTTGCTGTTCTCCCGAAGACATCCGCGACGCCAGAGACGTGGGTCTTTCCTTGAAGATTCCTTTTTACGTTGTAAAGATGGAAAAGGTATTCCAAGAAAAGGTGATTGATCGTTTTATCGACGACTACCGACATGGGAAAACTCCGAACCCATGTGTAGAGTGTAATACTTTCGTGAAATTCGGAGCGCTTTTTGAAAAAGCAAAGGCTCTCGGAATCGACAAGATCGCCACCGGTCATTACGCTAGGATTGTGCGTAACGGAGAACGTTATGCGATCGCAAATGGGATCGATGTCGGGAAAAATCAGGCTTATTATTTATACGGGCTTTCTCAAGAGAATCTCAAAAATGTAACTTTCCCTCTCGGAGGAATGACAAAACCGGAGGTCAGAGAGATTGCAAGGAGAATGGGGCTTTCCGTTGCTAATAAAGCTGAGTCTCAAGAAATCTGTTTTATTCCTGAGAACGATTACAGAAAATTTTTAGAAAAGAAAAATGTGGAATTCACTCCCGGTTTTTTCAAACTCCGGGACGGCCGTATCATCGGAAAGC
Protein-coding regions in this window:
- the mnmA gene encoding tRNA 2-thiouridine(34) synthase MnmA produces the protein MSKGKIIVAMSGGVDSAVTAGLLMEEGYEVIGVNLRTWEYEAPACDTTKKSCCSPEDIRDARDVGLSLKIPFYVVKMEKVFQEKVIDRFIDDYRHGKTPNPCVECNTFVKFGALFEKAKALGIDKIATGHYARIVRNGERYAIANGIDVGKNQAYYLYGLSQENLKNVTFPLGGMTKPEVREIARRMGLSVANKAESQEICFIPENDYRKFLEKKNVEFTPGFFKLRDGRIIGKHKGRENFTIGQRKGLGIAWKNPLYVIAIEDDGSVILGEENETYAESFSVIDVNYQGFAPLGEGESIECRVQVRYRHTPIRCRITQVNEDLVVNPLEEVRGVTPGQSAVFYPLDSDYLLLGGIIRKGSIMMQVAKKEPAVAFRS